In Bifidobacterium sp. ESL0745, one DNA window encodes the following:
- a CDS encoding GntR family transcriptional regulator, translating to MKLIISSVSGEPIYEQIKRQIREAVLNGELKGGEALPSLRKLARELRISVLTVTRAYNELADEGIIVNVQGKGSFVAEKGDERMKKKLTGQVRNALRQVGIAAKAADIPLIDLMDMLEQEYKKAK from the coding sequence ATGAAACTGATCATCTCATCCGTGTCCGGAGAACCGATCTACGAGCAAATCAAACGTCAGATACGCGAGGCGGTACTGAACGGCGAGCTTAAAGGCGGGGAGGCGCTGCCGAGCCTGCGCAAGCTGGCCCGCGAGCTGCGCATCTCCGTGCTCACCGTCACCCGTGCCTACAACGAGCTGGCGGATGAGGGCATCATCGTCAATGTGCAGGGCAAGGGTTCATTTGTCGCCGAAAAAGGCGATGAACGGATGAAGAAGAAGCTTACCGGCCAGGTGCGCAACGCCTTGCGTCAGGTGGGAATCGCGGCCAAAGCCGCTGATATCCCGCTTATTGACCTGATGGATATGCTCGAGCAAGAGTACAAGAAAGCTAAGTGA
- the thrC gene encoding threonine synthase, with product MNTTFHSTRGSSANLTSRQAIRQGLAGDGGLFVTDDLGKQQVDVSALVGKSYQDMALTVLGVLLPDFRASELDECVRAAYDSQWLDSAITPLKPLGDDYILELFNGPTSAFKDVALQILPQFMARTATAGTATNEKVMVLTATSGDTGKAALAGFADTGGTGITVFYPEGKVSEIQRLQMTTQTGSNVNVCAVKGNFDDAQTAVKRIFGDKDLAAKLEENNSVSLSSANSINVGRLVPQVVYYFSAYTQLIERGAIKVGDEVEFVVPTGNFGDILAGYYAKKLGLPVGRLTVASDRNNVLFDFLTTGAYNRERPFYQTTSPSMDILVSSNLERMLYYMSDGDTKLIGSLMSDLQSKGSFTIPDSLLERIRGLFSCGWADEDQVSQAITDCWNANRYVIDPHTACGYHVLTQMPQETAMPRVLLSTASPYKFPRVVGKALGLDTTGTDFDCMDRLCEATGTTAPKNLRGLEHATERFTDVISIDEMPDYVSNVSERL from the coding sequence ATGAATACCACTTTCCATAGCACCAGAGGTTCTTCTGCGAATCTGACGAGCCGCCAGGCCATCCGTCAAGGACTTGCCGGCGATGGCGGGCTGTTCGTCACCGATGACCTCGGCAAGCAGCAGGTCGACGTCTCCGCTTTGGTTGGCAAATCCTATCAGGATATGGCCCTCACCGTGCTGGGCGTATTGCTGCCCGACTTCCGGGCTTCCGAACTTGACGAATGCGTGCGCGCGGCCTATGACTCCCAATGGCTCGACAGCGCCATCACTCCGTTGAAGCCGCTGGGCGATGATTACATCCTTGAACTCTTCAACGGCCCGACCAGCGCGTTCAAGGACGTGGCATTGCAGATCCTGCCACAGTTCATGGCACGTACCGCTACTGCCGGGACTGCGACAAACGAAAAAGTGATGGTCTTGACCGCCACCTCCGGCGATACCGGCAAGGCGGCGCTCGCAGGGTTTGCAGACACCGGCGGCACCGGCATCACCGTCTTCTACCCCGAAGGCAAGGTCAGCGAGATCCAACGCCTGCAGATGACCACCCAGACCGGCTCGAACGTCAACGTCTGCGCGGTCAAAGGCAATTTCGACGATGCGCAAACCGCCGTCAAACGCATTTTCGGCGATAAAGATCTGGCGGCAAAACTTGAGGAAAACAACAGCGTCTCGCTTTCCTCCGCCAATTCCATCAACGTCGGCCGGCTTGTACCGCAGGTCGTCTATTACTTCTCCGCTTACACACAACTCATTGAACGCGGTGCCATCAAGGTCGGCGACGAGGTCGAGTTCGTCGTACCCACCGGCAATTTCGGCGATATCCTCGCCGGTTACTACGCCAAGAAACTTGGTCTACCTGTTGGCAGACTCACCGTAGCCAGCGACCGCAACAATGTGTTGTTCGACTTCCTAACGACCGGCGCCTACAACCGCGAGCGCCCGTTCTACCAAACCACGTCGCCCTCAATGGACATCCTGGTCTCATCAAACCTCGAACGCATGCTCTACTATATGTCGGACGGCGATACCAAGCTTATCGGCAGTCTCATGAGCGATCTGCAGAGCAAAGGCTCATTTACGATTCCCGATTCGTTGCTCGAACGTATCCGCGGACTGTTCTCCTGCGGGTGGGCTGATGAGGACCAGGTGAGCCAGGCCATCACCGACTGCTGGAACGCCAACCGTTACGTCATCGACCCGCATACCGCCTGTGGCTACCATGTGCTGACGCAGATGCCTCAAGAAACTGCGATGCCCCGCGTGCTGCTCAGCACCGCCAGTCCGTACAAGTTCCCGCGAGTGGTCGGCAAGGCCCTTGGCCTCGACACCACCGGTACCGACTTCGATTGCATGGACCGGCTCTGTGAAGCCACCGGCACCACCGCTCCCAAGAACCTGCGTGGCCTGGAGCACGCCACCGAACGCTTCACCGACGTCATCTCCATCGACGAGATGCCTGACTATGTCAGCAATGTATCCGAACGTTTGTAG
- a CDS encoding NAD kinase: MGARRRAVVVTHIRLRETSLVVREAVEQLRRAGFVVKVVDSLDPPRFGEPSPIVDSDTEIVVVLGGDGTILGAAELVHNTGVPILGVNLGHVGFLAEFESFQLSEAIARVADHDYSIDERNLASVCVTSPDGKATVNDWALNDIIIQQADRDHMIELSVGVDEVEASSFSCDGVIISTPTGSTAYAFSAGGPIIWPDVKALQLIPLAAHALFTRPMVISEHSRFSVDLIDDSLTDGWICCDGRRKMKLGYGTRTTVRLSQSTVRLASLSGVPFTNRLVTKFNLPSVSLRQRSRLEERRREHIIANENKGRNGEAENDREE; the protein is encoded by the coding sequence ATGGGTGCTAGGCGACGTGCGGTTGTGGTCACTCATATCCGGCTCCGCGAGACCAGTCTGGTGGTGCGCGAGGCGGTCGAACAGCTTAGGCGTGCCGGCTTCGTCGTAAAAGTGGTTGATAGCCTTGATCCGCCAAGATTCGGGGAACCTTCGCCGATTGTCGACAGCGACACGGAAATCGTGGTGGTGTTGGGTGGCGACGGCACGATTCTCGGTGCGGCCGAACTTGTCCACAATACTGGTGTCCCCATCCTCGGCGTCAATCTTGGCCATGTCGGTTTCCTTGCGGAATTCGAAAGTTTCCAGTTAAGCGAGGCCATCGCGCGTGTCGCCGACCACGACTATTCGATAGACGAACGCAATCTTGCCTCGGTTTGTGTGACTTCTCCGGATGGCAAAGCGACGGTAAACGACTGGGCACTGAACGATATCATCATCCAGCAAGCCGATCGCGACCACATGATCGAGCTGTCTGTCGGGGTCGATGAGGTGGAGGCCAGCTCGTTCAGTTGCGATGGCGTAATCATTTCGACGCCGACTGGTTCGACCGCTTACGCTTTTTCCGCCGGAGGCCCCATCATCTGGCCGGATGTCAAGGCGTTGCAGCTTATTCCATTGGCCGCCCACGCCTTGTTCACGCGTCCGATGGTGATCAGCGAACATTCTCGGTTCAGCGTCGATCTGATTGACGACTCGCTGACCGACGGTTGGATCTGCTGTGACGGCAGAAGGAAGATGAAACTCGGGTACGGTACGCGTACCACGGTTCGTCTTTCGCAGAGTACCGTCCGCCTTGCCAGTCTTTCCGGTGTCCCGTTCACCAATCGTCTGGTTACGAAATTCAATCTCCCCAGCGTGAGCCTTCGCCAACGTTCGCGGCTTGAAGAGCGCAGGCGGGAGCACATCATCGCCAACGAAAACAAGGGTCGCAATGGCGAGGCGGAGAATGATCGGGAAGAATAA
- the recN gene encoding DNA repair protein RecN — MLEELEVRNLGPIHSAVLAPNKAMTAITGETGAGKSMLLSAVRLISGATASVARVTAGADSAWAQGIFDVDEDSTAARLAQDAGVLDVDNGETDPDPDEIGRRELFLSRTVPASGRSRAVLCGHSVPRSVLGNVATELVTIHGQADQLRLASPARQREFLDMAADDKAECDTYRVAWQKLQTLDERLNNLANQEASARQRADYLRESIEQINKVDPKPGEDEELKEKRARVENAAEIAQGVGSALSALDASQVDADTDAQGAADAINHAIQALRTIHVGGSFGQAADRLESLNADLSDIVFSLSNEVDTDEDAEGLDAINSRIHELDELTRRWGPTLEDVIAWRDKAAFEVEDLDASPEKVDEIKEQRKQAFDDAVKAAEVLSKKRKLAATTLANTVTKELSALAMAGAGLEIRVIRRNSASKNKTASKDGETQVPSATWPLDANGIDDIEFLFTPFPGSPQLPMGKSASGGELSRLMLALELAVAEKRTSGSSDMTFIFDEVDAGVGGKAAVELGKRLATLSQTSQVIVVTHLAQVASWADSQFVVSKGNTTAQSASSKAPIETTVNEVTGDARIHEIARMLSGSESATSLNHAKELLESSKL; from the coding sequence ATGCTTGAAGAACTGGAAGTGCGTAATCTTGGGCCAATCCATTCGGCAGTGCTTGCGCCCAACAAGGCAATGACGGCCATCACCGGTGAGACCGGGGCCGGAAAATCCATGCTGCTCAGCGCTGTTCGGCTTATTTCTGGCGCCACCGCCAGTGTAGCCCGTGTCACTGCCGGAGCGGATTCGGCATGGGCACAGGGTATTTTCGACGTCGATGAGGATAGCACCGCCGCCAGACTGGCACAGGATGCCGGTGTGCTGGATGTCGACAACGGCGAAACGGATCCGGACCCCGATGAAATCGGTCGTCGGGAGCTTTTCCTTTCGCGTACTGTTCCGGCTTCGGGTCGTTCGCGGGCGGTGTTGTGCGGACACAGCGTCCCCAGAAGCGTGCTTGGCAACGTTGCGACGGAATTGGTGACGATTCACGGACAGGCCGACCAGCTGCGTCTCGCCTCGCCTGCACGCCAACGCGAATTCCTTGACATGGCCGCAGATGACAAGGCGGAATGTGACACCTATCGTGTCGCCTGGCAAAAGCTTCAGACGTTGGACGAAAGGCTCAATAATCTTGCCAATCAGGAGGCTTCCGCACGTCAACGAGCTGATTACCTGCGCGAATCCATCGAACAGATCAACAAGGTCGATCCCAAACCCGGTGAGGATGAGGAACTCAAGGAAAAGCGTGCGCGGGTGGAGAACGCGGCCGAAATCGCGCAGGGCGTGGGGTCAGCGCTTTCCGCATTGGATGCCTCCCAAGTCGATGCCGACACCGACGCGCAGGGTGCCGCCGATGCCATCAACCATGCGATCCAGGCGCTGCGCACCATACATGTCGGCGGTTCTTTCGGACAGGCGGCCGACCGTCTTGAATCGTTGAACGCTGACCTTTCCGATATCGTTTTCTCGCTTTCCAACGAGGTGGATACCGACGAGGACGCCGAAGGCTTGGACGCCATTAATTCACGCATCCACGAACTTGACGAACTGACACGCCGTTGGGGACCAACGCTTGAGGATGTCATCGCCTGGCGGGACAAGGCGGCGTTCGAGGTCGAGGATCTCGATGCTTCGCCAGAAAAGGTGGATGAAATCAAGGAACAACGGAAACAGGCGTTTGACGATGCCGTAAAAGCTGCTGAGGTGCTGAGCAAGAAAAGGAAGCTTGCGGCCACCACTCTGGCGAATACGGTCACCAAGGAGCTTTCCGCTCTTGCCATGGCCGGGGCGGGACTTGAGATTCGTGTCATTCGGCGCAATTCGGCTTCCAAGAACAAGACGGCTTCAAAAGACGGCGAAACGCAGGTGCCATCGGCTACATGGCCTCTGGATGCCAACGGCATCGATGACATCGAATTTCTGTTCACGCCATTCCCTGGTTCTCCGCAATTGCCGATGGGCAAAAGCGCTTCCGGCGGCGAGCTGAGCCGGCTCATGCTGGCGTTGGAACTGGCAGTTGCCGAAAAGCGAACGTCCGGATCGAGTGACATGACCTTCATCTTCGATGAGGTCGATGCCGGAGTAGGAGGCAAGGCCGCGGTCGAACTGGGTAAGCGGTTGGCCACGCTCTCGCAGACATCTCAGGTCATCGTGGTCACCCATTTGGCGCAGGTCGCCTCGTGGGCCGACTCCCAGTTCGTGGTGAGCAAAGGCAACACAACAGCCCAGAGTGCCAGCTCGAAGGCGCCAATCGAAACGACGGTCAACGAGGTCACTGGAGACGCCCGCATCCACGAAATCGCGAGAATGCTTTCTGGCAGCGAATCTGCTACATCCCTCAACCACGCCAAAGAGCTATTGGAATCCAGTAAGCTATGA
- a CDS encoding ABC transporter ATP-binding protein, with product MALSVTDVAKRYGSGFGLGPVTFDLPMGYIMGLIGPNGAGKSTLIKLILNMIHRDAGSINVLGLDNIADEVKVKEQLGVVFDSSYFSTYWTVKMAGQVMAIMYNTWNQKQFEHYVVRFGLGMKKVVKDLSRGMQMKLMIAAALSHDAKLLILDEPTSGLDVLARDELMDILQRYVEDGKHSVLFSTHITSDLERAADFITYITQGQLYYTGPKDEFEDSFRVVKGGLDQAARIEPYVAGLRRFSTGFEALVHREVVDKIVGESPELISEPVSIDDIIRLTNTTAKSSRDMYEE from the coding sequence ATGGCGCTGAGCGTCACCGACGTGGCGAAACGCTACGGCTCCGGTTTCGGCTTGGGCCCGGTGACCTTCGATCTGCCGATGGGCTACATCATGGGTCTCATCGGCCCCAACGGTGCCGGCAAATCGACGCTCATCAAGCTTATTCTCAATATGATCCATCGCGATGCCGGCTCGATCAACGTGCTTGGCCTCGACAACATCGCCGATGAGGTGAAGGTCAAGGAACAGCTCGGTGTCGTCTTCGATTCCAGCTATTTTTCGACGTATTGGACGGTCAAAATGGCCGGCCAGGTCATGGCGATAATGTATAACACTTGGAATCAGAAGCAGTTTGAGCATTACGTTGTTCGATTCGGACTTGGAATGAAGAAGGTCGTCAAAGACCTCTCGCGTGGCATGCAGATGAAGCTGATGATTGCGGCCGCCCTGAGCCATGACGCGAAACTGCTGATTCTTGACGAACCGACCAGCGGTCTTGACGTGTTGGCGCGCGATGAGCTGATGGATATCCTGCAGCGTTACGTGGAAGACGGGAAGCACAGCGTGCTGTTCAGCACCCACATCACTTCTGACCTTGAACGTGCGGCGGATTTCATCACCTATATCACTCAGGGACAGCTTTATTACACCGGTCCGAAGGACGAGTTCGAGGATTCATTCCGCGTGGTCAAAGGCGGTCTCGACCAAGCAGCGCGCATCGAACCGTACGTTGCCGGACTTCGCCGTTTCAGCACCGGTTTTGAAGCGTTGGTCCATCGCGAGGTCGTCGACAAGATTGTGGGTGAATCTCCTGAATTGATCAGTGAACCGGTGTCCATTGATGACATCATCCGCCTGACCAATACTACAGCCAAGTCGTCCAGAGATATGTACGAGGAGTGA
- a CDS encoding ABC-2 transporter permease: MNIMDTKQISRAFRIDIYKILAYGSGKGIGSGSIWFLMALPMLFAIVARLGRNNGLISPMSGGVTGLLVAISGMMGILVFSYEDQTGSGKLNGPLPVSRMNQVIGRYAFTLFAVAIAALLQVICGLVIYMPYKMNAVSGLTATVLVAGIVYASLTLPLGYRFPAAKATGFAFIVLFVIAAIITVTGFALPDSVIDNVKRFVMDAKLGPIPWIAIIGIIVAAVMFFFSCRLSMHIYERKDL, from the coding sequence ATGAACATCATGGATACTAAGCAAATCAGTAGAGCATTTCGCATCGATATATACAAAATTTTGGCATACGGTAGCGGTAAAGGCATCGGTAGTGGCAGTATATGGTTTCTGATGGCATTGCCCATGCTTTTCGCGATTGTAGCGAGGTTGGGAAGGAACAATGGGCTGATAAGCCCCATGAGTGGCGGTGTCACAGGATTGCTGGTCGCCATATCTGGCATGATGGGGATATTGGTATTCAGCTACGAAGATCAGACCGGAAGCGGGAAGCTCAACGGGCCGTTGCCAGTTTCTCGGATGAATCAGGTCATCGGCAGGTATGCTTTTACTTTGTTTGCGGTTGCCATTGCCGCCCTGTTGCAGGTGATTTGCGGATTGGTAATATATATGCCATACAAAATGAATGCCGTATCTGGATTGACCGCAACGGTGCTGGTGGCAGGTATTGTGTACGCCAGCTTGACATTGCCGCTCGGCTATAGGTTCCCTGCGGCGAAAGCGACAGGTTTCGCATTCATTGTTTTGTTTGTCATAGCCGCGATCATCACAGTCACCGGATTCGCTCTGCCGGATTCTGTGATTGATAATGTGAAGCGCTTTGTCATGGACGCCAAACTAGGTCCTATTCCGTGGATAGCCATTATCGGCATCATCGTGGCGGCAGTGATGTTCTTTTTCTCCTGCAGGCTTTCGATGCATATCTACGAACGCAAGGATCTTTAA
- a CDS encoding HAD family phosphatase: MNKTNEGKAAIFDLDGTLLDSMDVWHQVDVDFFHSRDIPLTDDYMGVVNAMRPEEVARYTIERYGLNDTPAELAKLWDSMVLEAYGTTVEAKPHAVEYLNYLKLSGARLAVATSLSPQVREVGMEHVGIREFFDVVVSVEDTDAKSKHSPKVYLAAASRLGVAAKDCTVFEDLLVAVKAAKSAGMHVWAMEDNYSLEDRPAIATIADGVINDFADAPQVL; encoded by the coding sequence ATGAATAAGACGAACGAAGGCAAAGCAGCCATCTTTGATTTGGACGGGACCTTGCTCGATTCGATGGACGTGTGGCATCAGGTTGATGTCGACTTCTTCCACAGCCGTGACATTCCCTTGACCGACGACTACATGGGTGTCGTCAATGCGATGCGGCCTGAGGAAGTGGCACGCTACACCATAGAGCGTTACGGCTTGAATGACACACCTGCCGAGCTGGCCAAGCTGTGGGACTCGATGGTGCTTGAGGCGTATGGCACCACTGTCGAGGCCAAACCTCATGCGGTCGAATACCTGAATTACTTGAAATTGAGCGGTGCACGTTTGGCAGTGGCAACCTCGCTTTCGCCACAGGTACGTGAGGTTGGCATGGAGCACGTAGGTATCCGGGAGTTCTTTGACGTCGTAGTGAGTGTGGAGGATACCGACGCAAAAAGCAAGCACAGTCCCAAGGTGTATCTTGCTGCAGCATCACGCTTGGGTGTCGCTGCCAAAGATTGCACCGTGTTTGAGGATCTGTTGGTGGCGGTGAAGGCCGCGAAATCCGCAGGGATGCACGTCTGGGCCATGGAAGATAACTATTCCCTTGAGGACAGGCCGGCCATTGCTACGATTGCCGATGGGGTCATCAATGACTTTGCCGATGCACCCCAAGTTCTTTGA